From bacterium, a single genomic window includes:
- a CDS encoding iron-sulfur cluster assembly scaffold protein, with translation MSMPYSDIVLDHFRHPHNVGKIEDADAKATEGSPACGDMVKLYLKIDEETKRISNVKFESYGCASNIATGSIITDLALGKSIGDAKKINWKEADKALGGLPPVKVHCAVLAVDALHTAIENYEHQHGLIKNKIPTDEKVVSKRLSRVINPIVGVDIVKTKLVSDVKIDEGNVSVWVNLAPEHQFANNIRNEIIERIEPLWDVKNVEVIFRDEG, from the coding sequence ATGTCAATGCCGTATTCTGATATAGTTTTAGATCATTTCAGGCATCCGCATAATGTAGGTAAAATAGAGGATGCTGACGCAAAGGCAACAGAGGGAAGCCCTGCATGCGGAGATATGGTAAAACTTTATCTCAAGATTGATGAAGAAACAAAAAGAATCAGTAACGTAAAGTTTGAGTCATACGGATGCGCTTCAAATATTGCTACAGGATCAATTATTACAGACCTTGCATTAGGAAAATCCATTGGTGATGCAAAGAAGATCAACTGGAAAGAAGCGGATAAAGCCCTTGGAGGGCTGCCTCCTGTTAAGGTTCACTGCGCTGTACTTGCAGTTGATGCGCTGCATACTGCAATTGAAAACTATGAACATCAGCATGGCCTGATTAAAAACAAAATACCGACTGATGAGAAGGTAGTTTCCAAAAGATTGTCAAGAGTGATAAATCCCATTGTTGGTGTTGATATTGTAAAAACAAAACTTGTATCAGATGTAAAGATTGATGAGGGAAATGTTTCTGTATGGGTAAATTTAGCCCCTGAACATCAGTTTGCAAATAATATAAGAAATGAGATAATAGAGAGAATAGAACCTCTGTGGGATGTTAAAAACGTTGAGGTGATTTTCAGGGATGAGGGATAG
- a CDS encoding PAS domain S-box protein: MEMPYMGTLTERSNNFPEAEGFEVLLRNSPDFIMNINKRGKITYVNRKLPGFLKEEVIGQKFEAFTDTEYTEIFNEHITRVFESGRPDSIICRGSGNPNAQAWYEVRFGPVFEEDAVSSVMLIVTDVTRRREAEEALERSESRYRLLAENMSDFVWIVNYDLEITFASPSVKNLLGYESDEIINKPWLDIMADEAKVVLEKELGKLTEITAENNKFSSIMIELPFRTIENKDIWTETKISLIRNNSNLPEGILGISRDISERKIAEDKLRDLNRKLERSNSELEQFAYVASHDLREPLRMVTEFLRLLSERYKGRLGEDADSFINFASNGAVRMQAMIEDLLDFSRLTTRKTKFSNVDLNDVLKKVQADLMFYIDETDTKITKKNLPVITGDPIQLGQVFQNLITNSIKFCDKERPEIDISVRETDHFFEFCVTDNGPGFKVKDSQRMFNIFERLDKDDSVQGTGIGLAMCKKIIEHHKGTIKAESRNNTGSEFIFTLPKKEYETEDE; this comes from the coding sequence ATGGAAATGCCTTATATGGGTACATTGACTGAAAGAAGCAACAATTTTCCTGAGGCCGAAGGATTCGAAGTTCTATTGCGCAATTCTCCCGATTTTATTATGAATATCAATAAAAGAGGGAAAATTACTTATGTAAACAGAAAACTCCCCGGATTTTTAAAAGAAGAAGTTATAGGGCAAAAGTTTGAAGCATTTACAGATACAGAATATACGGAGATATTTAACGAGCACATAACCAGGGTTTTTGAATCCGGCAGGCCTGATAGTATTATTTGCAGAGGCAGTGGAAATCCGAATGCACAGGCCTGGTATGAGGTAAGGTTCGGCCCTGTTTTTGAAGAAGATGCTGTATCTTCTGTAATGCTGATAGTTACTGATGTAACAAGAAGGCGTGAAGCTGAGGAGGCACTTGAAAGAAGTGAGAGCAGATACAGGCTTCTTGCTGAGAATATGAGTGATTTTGTATGGATAGTTAATTACGACCTTGAAATTACGTTTGCAAGCCCTTCTGTGAAAAATCTTCTGGGATATGAAAGCGATGAAATAATTAATAAACCCTGGCTGGATATTATGGCTGACGAGGCAAAGGTTGTCCTGGAAAAAGAATTGGGAAAATTAACGGAAATTACAGCAGAAAATAATAAATTTTCGTCTATAATGATCGAACTTCCGTTCAGGACAATAGAGAATAAAGATATATGGACTGAAACAAAAATATCCCTTATTAGAAATAATTCAAATTTACCTGAAGGCATTCTGGGCATAAGCAGGGACATTTCCGAGAGAAAAATTGCAGAAGACAAGTTAAGAGATTTAAATCGAAAACTTGAGAGGTCTAATAGCGAACTTGAACAATTCGCCTATGTTGCGAGCCATGATTTAAGGGAACCGCTCAGAATGGTCACAGAGTTTTTGAGGCTTCTTTCGGAAAGATACAAGGGCCGGCTTGGTGAGGATGCCGACAGTTTTATAAATTTTGCCTCCAATGGCGCTGTTAGGATGCAGGCTATGATTGAAGACCTGCTTGATTTCTCAAGATTGACAACAAGGAAAACGAAATTTTCAAATGTTGACTTAAATGATGTTCTGAAAAAAGTGCAGGCTGATTTGATGTTTTATATTGATGAGACAGATACAAAAATCACAAAAAAGAATTTACCTGTCATTACAGGCGATCCAATTCAGCTGGGCCAGGTCTTTCAGAATTTAATTACAAATTCAATTAAATTTTGTGATAAAGAGAGGCCTGAAATAGATATCTCTGTAAGGGAAACAGATCACTTCTTTGAGTTCTGTGTTACAGATAACGGCCCCGGGTTTAAGGTGAAGGATTCACAAAGAATGTTTAATATTTTTGAAAGGCTTGATAAGGATGATTCTGTTCAGGGAACGGGAATCGGGCTTGCTATGTGTAAAAAAATAATTGAACATCACAAAGGGACAATAAAAGCGGAATCACGAAATAACACAGGATCTGAATTTATTTTTACGCTACCTAAAAAAGAGTATGAAACGGAAGATGAGTAA
- a CDS encoding cysteine desulfurase yields MEDNLIYFDNASTTKTDPAVVEAMIPYFTENYAVASSQFSHTPGIRSRDALDRSRDIIAGKLNVLPEEIIFTSGGTESNNLAVKGVVYGADENKNHIICSEIEHNSVIHSCRWLEEQGYSVTYLKVDNQGFVDMGQLKDSINERTLLVSIQHGNQESGTLQDIDKIAEICKENGVLFHSDVVLTFTNINIDLKKIPADFLSLSAHKIHGPKGIGALFVRKGTNLKKIFHGGYNEFDIRPGTENVAGAVGFAKAVELANTEDISKIRSMQKRLVSRLTSEIEGVVLNGPADLSRRLPGNVNVSFNKIEGESVVLHFDMRGIAVITGSACFSRSLEPSYVMMAMGFSHERAHGSIRFTLSKFNNIKEIDKAVDASREIVDTLRKISPMS; encoded by the coding sequence ATGGAAGATAATTTAATCTATTTTGATAATGCTTCTACAACAAAAACGGACCCTGCTGTTGTTGAAGCGATGATTCCGTATTTTACAGAGAATTATGCAGTAGCATCTTCTCAGTTCAGCCATACACCGGGAATCAGATCAAGAGATGCTCTTGACAGATCAAGAGATATAATTGCAGGTAAGTTGAATGTTTTGCCGGAGGAGATTATTTTTACTTCAGGCGGGACAGAATCAAACAATCTTGCAGTAAAAGGAGTAGTGTACGGTGCAGATGAGAATAAAAATCATATAATTTGTTCAGAGATAGAACACAACAGCGTTATTCATTCCTGCAGATGGCTTGAAGAGCAGGGCTATTCTGTAACATATCTTAAAGTTGATAACCAGGGATTTGTTGATATGGGCCAGCTTAAAGATTCAATTAATGAAAGAACTCTTCTTGTGTCGATTCAGCATGGAAATCAGGAATCCGGTACATTGCAGGATATTGATAAAATTGCAGAGATCTGTAAAGAAAACGGAGTGCTTTTTCATTCGGATGTAGTTTTGACTTTTACTAATATTAATATTGACCTTAAAAAAATTCCTGCTGATTTTTTATCTCTATCTGCACATAAAATTCACGGGCCTAAGGGAATAGGCGCTCTTTTTGTGAGGAAGGGAACTAATCTAAAGAAAATTTTTCATGGCGGATACAATGAATTCGATATAAGGCCTGGGACAGAAAATGTTGCGGGTGCTGTGGGCTTTGCAAAAGCAGTTGAACTTGCAAATACCGAAGATATCAGTAAGATAAGGAGTATGCAGAAAAGACTTGTTAGCAGATTAACTTCAGAAATCGAAGGAGTTGTTCTGAACGGGCCTGCGGATTTAAGCAGACGTCTTCCCGGAAATGTTAATGTTTCCTTTAATAAAATAGAAGGAGAATCAGTCGTCCTGCACTTTGATATGAGGGGAATAGCAGTAATAACCGGCTCTGCATGCTTTTCACGTTCGCTTGAGCCTAGTTATGTAATGATGGCAATGGGGTTCAGCCATGAGAGAGCCCACGGCTCAATAAGATTTACATTAAGTAAATTTAACAATATTAAAGAAATTGATAAAGCAGTAGATGCTTCCAGAGAGATTGTTGATACATTAAGAAAAATAAGCCCTATGTCATAA
- a CDS encoding PAS domain S-box protein: MRKRTEKIDVLVGTAEKKLEDENKRLVLENDALKLEISERQILDEALRESGERFRDIVLSMAGWIWETDKKGICIYSSEKIESILGFEPHEIINKNLSKFLGGEGETEFNELSVKQKIINELEWWTENKNGLKVCISLTGIPIVSEGGTFEGYRGVIKDITPRKQAEEKLAELNKELYRSNNDLEQFAYFASHDLREPLRMVSEFLTLLEKRYKDSIDEDGRSFIDFAVQGAKRMQEMIEGLLDFARVNTHGRKFRAVDTNMVLEKVLSDLRFLIEESGAVIIKDELPVILGDNVQLGHLFQNLVSNSIKFRRNETCVINIHAERNSKLWKFRFSDNGIGFDMKDSEKIFGLFESLGNRNNQKSAGLGLALCKRIVERHGGKIWAESVLGKGTDIFFTIPVYNVKGMENQIVNSPVVSKEA, encoded by the coding sequence ATGAGGAAAAGAACTGAAAAAATCGATGTCCTTGTCGGCACAGCAGAGAAGAAGCTGGAAGATGAGAACAAAAGGCTGGTTCTTGAGAATGATGCTTTGAAACTTGAGATTTCAGAGAGGCAGATACTTGACGAGGCTCTGCGGGAAAGCGGGGAAAGGTTCAGAGATATTGTTTTAAGTATGGCAGGCTGGATATGGGAGACGGACAAAAAGGGAATTTGTATATACAGCTCAGAGAAAATAGAATCTATTTTAGGTTTTGAACCGCATGAAATTATAAATAAAAATTTATCAAAGTTTCTGGGTGGAGAGGGTGAAACAGAATTTAATGAACTATCGGTAAAACAAAAAATAATTAATGAGCTTGAATGGTGGACCGAAAATAAGAATGGGCTGAAGGTATGCATCTCATTAACAGGAATCCCAATAGTCTCGGAAGGCGGCACTTTTGAAGGTTATAGAGGTGTAATAAAAGATATTACTCCGCGGAAACAGGCAGAGGAGAAATTGGCGGAATTAAATAAAGAGCTATATCGTTCCAATAATGATCTTGAACAATTCGCGTATTTTGCATCCCACGATTTAAGAGAGCCTCTCAGAATGGTGTCAGAGTTTCTAACACTTCTTGAAAAGAGGTATAAAGATTCTATTGATGAAGACGGAAGAAGTTTTATTGATTTTGCTGTACAGGGTGCAAAGAGGATGCAGGAAATGATTGAAGGGCTTCTTGATTTTGCAAGGGTAAATACACACGGCCGAAAATTCAGGGCTGTGGATACAAACATGGTTCTTGAAAAAGTTCTTTCGGATTTAAGATTTTTAATTGAGGAGAGCGGTGCTGTAATTATTAAAGATGAACTGCCGGTAATTTTAGGCGATAATGTGCAGTTAGGGCATCTTTTTCAAAATCTTGTTTCAAACAGCATTAAATTCAGAAGGAATGAAACATGTGTAATAAATATTCATGCAGAAAGAAATTCGAAATTATGGAAGTTTAGATTTTCTGATAATGGTATCGGATTTGACATGAAAGATTCAGAAAAGATTTTTGGATTATTCGAAAGCCTGGGGAATAGGAATAATCAAAAAAGTGCAGGATTAGGCTTAGCGCTCTGTAAAAGGATTGTTGAGCGGCATGGCGGAAAAATTTGGGCGGAATCTGTTTTAGGAAAAGGTACGGATATATTTTTCACTATACCTGTATATAATGTAAAAGGTATGGAAAACCAAATAGTTAATTCCCCTGTTGTCAGCAAGGAAGCGTGA
- a CDS encoding response regulator, with amino-acid sequence MNTAELKTVQKPSVLIVEDEWIVSLELQEHLKQMGYGIIGSVDEGIDAIEKLYHHTPDVILMDIKLKGNMDGIETSQKIRKEFNIPIIFLTANTDENTYGRAMATNPYGYIQKPFNSRELNLTIKCALDKAEFEQKMGMAYMKLVSMIGRLSAGVILVDDAGEINMINNRAAGITEWPETETIGSNVDLIYKTYGDSDCVRRRINFSSRIITERGPAIQRLYLKTINGIIKKIIQKKYFLYSKNGKFQNLIIIFDEHKISAEVQKNAWSIVHDLQELF; translated from the coding sequence ATGAATACGGCGGAATTGAAGACTGTTCAGAAACCATCTGTACTCATTGTTGAAGATGAATGGATTGTGTCTCTTGAATTGCAGGAACATTTAAAACAAATGGGGTATGGAATTATCGGGTCTGTTGATGAAGGCATTGATGCTATTGAAAAGCTTTATCACCATACTCCTGATGTTATTTTGATGGATATTAAATTAAAGGGCAATATGGATGGTATTGAGACTTCTCAGAAAATTAGAAAGGAGTTCAATATACCGATAATTTTTCTAACAGCCAATACTGATGAGAATACATACGGCAGGGCCATGGCGACAAATCCTTACGGCTATATACAAAAACCATTTAACTCAAGAGAGCTGAATTTAACGATTAAATGCGCTTTGGATAAAGCTGAATTCGAGCAGAAGATGGGCATGGCCTATATGAAACTTGTCAGTATGATAGGAAGATTGTCCGCGGGGGTAATTTTAGTTGATGATGCAGGTGAAATAAATATGATTAATAATAGAGCGGCAGGTATAACAGAATGGCCTGAAACAGAAACCATAGGATCAAATGTTGATTTGATTTATAAAACATATGGAGATTCTGATTGTGTCCGGAGAAGAATAAATTTCAGCAGCAGGATCATTACTGAAAGAGGGCCTGCTATACAGAGGCTTTATCTTAAAACGATAAATGGAATAATTAAAAAAATAATACAAAAAAAATATTTTCTGTATTCGAAAAACGGGAAATTTCAAAATTTGATTATTATTTTTGATGAACATAAAATTTCTGCGGAAGTTCAGAAAAATGCATGGTCTATAGTGCATGATTTACAGGAGTTATTCTGA
- a CDS encoding response regulator — protein sequence MENKKKILVVEDEIQYAKMIAVRLQSAGYDVSISTDAYGGTQSAIRSNPDLIILDLMMPAGGGFSLLDRISKIPMTSTIPVIILTGRIIDDSIKKTADKYGVKRIIRKPYEKDDLLNTVETMLS from the coding sequence GTGGAAAATAAAAAGAAAATTCTCGTTGTTGAGGATGAGATCCAATATGCAAAAATGATTGCAGTGAGGCTGCAGTCTGCAGGATATGATGTCAGTATTTCAACTGATGCATACGGAGGTACTCAATCTGCAATAAGATCAAATCCGGATCTGATAATATTAGATCTTATGATGCCTGCAGGCGGCGGTTTTTCGCTTTTGGATCGTATCAGTAAAATTCCTATGACATCTACAATACCAGTAATTATTTTGACAGGGAGAATAATAGACGATTCTATTAAGAAAACTGCAGATAAATACGGAGTGAAAAGGATAATCAGAAAACCTTATGAAAAAGATGATCTGTTGAATACCGTAGAAACAATGTTATCATAA
- a CDS encoding GAF domain-containing protein, with protein sequence MKVIENKQQRLILFISVVIALIFGFFVPVSGRDVLMQILKVLLFIGVFGVLYFLLFYVKIQSGPAKLRSVPDFDDSADVNIPGGVLQSESWSGFAEAFKKSYEEILFIVRESVVANYAAIYLKTEPEIFEMLAGLAGGEIIRNSAIASREGLVDLISKSKEPLMESNLPIGTELDGFPDFEMRSFVGIPLKWSDEIIGVLALGSDTAESFGEEDFKIVERCGNVITQVMAVCHRGLQWETDQEVYAVHLNMERELLNAEDLDNAVNIFVQYTQKLFPFDRFTLCTVDGNMGVIQSVFGEVDSLDKGRRFNLDDGLTGLVIRRKTPLLIGDMEEGDYVRPRFSKDEDHNHKMRSFLAVPLGRGENVWGSVSFESSTPNQYGEKGRDILTLLTGQFTTELERIQLVEQIRELKQGPIIFNDNSMNTE encoded by the coding sequence GTGAAAGTTATTGAAAATAAACAACAAAGGCTGATATTATTTATAAGTGTCGTAATTGCACTTATTTTTGGTTTTTTTGTTCCGGTTTCCGGAAGAGATGTTTTAATGCAGATTCTGAAAGTGTTGCTTTTTATCGGCGTTTTCGGAGTATTGTATTTTCTTTTGTTTTATGTTAAAATTCAATCAGGGCCAGCTAAATTAAGGTCAGTACCTGATTTTGATGATAGTGCAGATGTCAATATTCCGGGAGGCGTTTTACAAAGTGAATCCTGGTCTGGTTTTGCCGAAGCATTTAAAAAATCCTATGAAGAAATATTGTTTATTGTAAGAGAATCAGTTGTTGCAAATTATGCTGCGATATATTTAAAAACAGAACCGGAAATTTTTGAGATGCTTGCAGGGCTTGCAGGCGGTGAAATAATCAGGAATTCTGCAATTGCTTCGAGAGAAGGGCTTGTTGATTTAATCTCAAAAAGCAAAGAGCCTTTAATGGAAAGCAATCTCCCCATTGGAACAGAACTGGACGGGTTTCCTGATTTTGAGATGAGGTCTTTTGTCGGTATACCTTTAAAATGGTCTGATGAAATCATAGGTGTACTTGCCCTTGGAAGTGATACGGCTGAGAGTTTTGGCGAAGAAGACTTTAAAATTGTAGAACGCTGTGGAAATGTTATAACACAGGTTATGGCAGTATGCCACAGAGGACTTCAATGGGAAACAGATCAGGAAGTATATGCCGTGCATCTTAATATGGAACGGGAACTTTTAAATGCGGAAGATCTTGATAATGCGGTTAACATATTTGTGCAGTATACACAAAAGTTGTTTCCTTTTGACAGATTTACACTTTGTACGGTTGACGGTAATATGGGAGTAATCCAGAGTGTTTTCGGTGAAGTAGATTCTCTCGATAAAGGAAGGCGCTTTAATCTTGATGACGGCCTTACCGGGCTTGTTATAAGAAGAAAAACACCGCTTTTAATTGGAGATATGGAAGAAGGCGACTATGTAAGGCCCAGATTTTCAAAAGATGAGGATCATAACCATAAAATGCGGTCTTTTCTTGCAGTACCTCTCGGAAGAGGGGAGAATGTCTGGGGAAGTGTCTCTTTTGAAAGTTCTACACCAAACCAATACGGTGAAAAAGGCAGAGACATATTGACTCTTCTTACAGGGCAGTTTACAACGGAACTTGAGCGTATACAGCTTGTAGAGCAGATACGTGAATTGAAACAGGGGCCGATAATTTTTAATGATAATTCAATGAATACCGAATAA
- a CDS encoding response regulator gives MKKKKIYTQIMLTGVFFSMLYWLLDTLRDEFLSGSKYFFKYLLPGDSITIWIRLLGVFVIILSSSMISIIVMKKEKEAAKHYKKRKSDQYVKALRDAIPGILNRNVKINMLTMREKVDKFVVDSEKSLSPGNIKKLLEIRESFEKIIMPIEKLADFSAIAAGYFSLKRSVFNMNQVVMQSLDASNGFLKEKNLSVDKSFSDDEIFVYADSDKIKNAIIEILGFCVYYSDQNDKLLVNVVDTESDIIFTIAGKFHDFSRGAFNRVFINGQASMGEMSNEEILSMVIARASILSHKGRIWLSRNRNNNTSINFSITKEPVPSVMIIDDDLNTVMLVKDVLERDKYRVIGKTDGEDALRILEDEKPDLIILDLMMPGIDGYEFIEKVKNQFNSRHIPLIIISGFHLDRNILMEVTGGQTIMPYIRKPVDIHELRKNVQETLSKTDKPEWNQLFIT, from the coding sequence ATGAAAAAGAAAAAAATTTATACTCAAATCATGCTGACAGGTGTGTTTTTCAGTATGTTGTACTGGCTTCTCGATACTTTGAGAGATGAATTTTTATCCGGCAGTAAATATTTCTTCAAATATCTGCTGCCAGGAGATTCGATTACAATATGGATAAGGCTTCTCGGTGTGTTTGTAATTATTTTGTCAAGCAGCATGATATCAATAATTGTAATGAAAAAAGAAAAAGAGGCGGCAAAACATTATAAAAAAAGAAAAAGTGACCAATATGTTAAGGCCTTAAGGGATGCAATACCTGGTATTTTAAACCGGAACGTAAAGATTAATATGCTGACTATGCGGGAAAAGGTTGATAAATTTGTTGTTGATTCTGAAAAGTCACTCTCACCCGGGAATATTAAAAAATTATTGGAGATTAGAGAATCCTTTGAAAAAATAATAATGCCTATTGAGAAACTTGCGGATTTTTCAGCAATAGCAGCAGGATATTTTAGTTTAAAGCGAAGCGTTTTCAATATGAACCAAGTTGTGATGCAGTCTCTTGATGCTTCCAATGGTTTTTTAAAAGAGAAGAATCTTTCTGTTGATAAGTCATTCTCTGATGATGAGATATTTGTTTATGCGGATTCTGATAAAATAAAGAATGCAATTATTGAAATATTGGGCTTCTGTGTTTATTATTCTGATCAGAATGATAAGTTATTGGTTAACGTTGTTGATACTGAATCAGATATAATATTTACAATTGCAGGAAAATTCCACGATTTCTCAAGAGGTGCATTTAACAGGGTCTTTATAAACGGGCAGGCTTCTATGGGAGAGATGTCAAATGAAGAGATTTTAAGCATGGTCATTGCAAGAGCAAGTATATTGAGCCATAAGGGAAGAATATGGCTGAGCAGGAACAGAAATAACAATACTTCTATAAATTTTTCAATAACAAAAGAGCCTGTCCCTTCAGTAATGATCATAGATGATGACCTTAATACTGTGATGCTTGTTAAAGATGTACTTGAGAGAGATAAGTACCGTGTAATTGGCAAAACAGACGGGGAAGATGCTTTAAGGATTTTGGAAGATGAAAAACCCGATTTAATAATTCTGGATTTAATGATGCCGGGAATTGACGGATATGAATTTATTGAAAAGGTAAAAAATCAATTTAACAGCAGGCATATACCTTTAATAATAATAAGCGGTTTTCATCTTGACAGGAATATTCTAATGGAAGTCACCGGAGGGCAGACAATAATGCCATATATTAGAAAACCTGTTGACATACATGAATTAAGAAAGAACGTACAGGAAACGCTCTCTAAAACAGATAAACCTGAATGGAACCAGTTATTTATAACTTGA
- a CDS encoding XTP/dITP diphosphatase → MELTKLLLATNNKDKIKELQAILDNSNISLVSLGDISNIDIEETGSTLEENALIKAHAAFKETGLPSIADDTGLEVDFLDGAPGVYSARFAGENATYADNNKKLIELLNGVSSEKRSARFRCVAAFVYKDVEFSVEGVCEGLILDKITGSRGFGYDPVFFVKEEGKTFAEMTKEEKNRISHRGKAFRKAAEEIRKIFLMP, encoded by the coding sequence GTGGAATTAACAAAATTACTCCTTGCAACTAATAATAAAGACAAGATTAAAGAACTGCAGGCAATACTTGATAATTCGAATATCTCCCTTGTTTCTTTGGGAGATATTTCCAATATAGATATTGAAGAGACCGGCAGTACTCTTGAAGAAAATGCTTTAATAAAAGCACATGCAGCTTTTAAAGAAACAGGGCTGCCGTCTATTGCAGATGATACAGGGCTGGAAGTTGATTTCCTTGACGGGGCGCCTGGTGTTTATTCGGCACGTTTTGCCGGAGAAAATGCAACTTATGCTGATAACAATAAAAAACTTATTGAACTTTTAAACGGTGTAAGCAGTGAAAAACGAAGCGCAAGATTCCGCTGTGTTGCAGCATTTGTTTATAAAGATGTGGAATTTTCCGTGGAAGGAGTGTGTGAAGGCCTGATTCTTGACAAGATTACAGGTTCCCGGGGTTTTGGATACGATCCTGTTTTTTTTGTAAAAGAAGAGGGGAAAACTTTTGCTGAAATGACAAAGGAAGAGAAAAACAGAATAAGCCACAGAGGAAAAGCATTTAGAAAGGCTGCAGAAGAAATAAGGAAAATTTTTTTGATGCCCTGA
- a CDS encoding response regulator: MSNNKYNILLVEDNEGDIWLAKEAFGRYRNYEITVQSNGNEAIEYLLKRVAENPELSPDLIFLDLNLPGKNGWEILEIIKNNRTLRLIPVIIMSTDDSRASVNMVYDLHANCFIVKPVDVEEYFKIIDTIDRFWFKTVRLPFYEEKN, translated from the coding sequence ATGAGTAATAATAAATACAACATTCTTCTTGTTGAGGATAACGAGGGAGATATCTGGCTGGCAAAAGAAGCATTCGGCAGATACCGGAATTATGAAATTACTGTACAGAGTAACGGAAATGAGGCAATTGAGTATCTTTTAAAAAGAGTAGCTGAAAATCCTGAACTTTCTCCCGATTTAATATTTCTGGATTTAAACCTGCCAGGGAAGAACGGCTGGGAAATATTGGAAATAATAAAAAATAACAGAACTCTTCGTTTGATTCCTGTAATTATTATGTCAACAGACGATTCTCGTGCAAGTGTGAATATGGTTTACGATCTTCATGCAAATTGTTTTATTGTGAAACCTGTAGATGTGGAAGAATATTTCAAAATTATTGATACTATTGACAGATTTTGGTTTAAAACAGTAAGGCTGCCGTTTTATGAGGAAAAGAACTGA